In the Hydrotalea sp. genome, ATTTTTGCAAGCAAAAAAATACATAAAATATAAGCAAAACGGCAAAAAAATCCTCCTTGCAATTGCGACGACATCGATTTATACCACAAACACGCATTTTTGATTAAAAAACACCATAATTAGCATTCATTTAGATGAAAATAATGAAAATAATAGGTTTTAGGGGATAGTATTATACCCTTAAAATCGACCAAAAAACTTCAACCTCGAATCACCCATGTTTTTTTCAGAGAATATTTTTTTTGTTATTATGGTTTTGCTGGCCTATTTATTGGGGTCGGTGCCCTTTGGTTATATTATTGGTTTGGTGTTTTACAAAAAAAACATACAACAAATGGGGTCGGGCAATGTTGGCGCGACCAATGTGTGGCGCGTGATTGGCCCAATGCCGGCGATCGCGACATTCTTCCTTGACACAGCGAAGGGGGCCAGCATGGTGTTGCTGTGCAATTATCTTTTAGATTTTTCGGGGATGCAAATCGTGGTCGTTGGGTTGGCGGTGGTGGTTGGGCATTGTTATTCTTACCTTCTGCATTTTCAGGGCGGCAAGGGCGTGGCGACCGGTTTTGGCGTGTTGTTGGCCATATCGCCATTTGTGGGGGCGGTGGTGTTGTTGATTTGGCTGGCGGTGTTTTTGGTGGCGCGGGTTTCCTCCTTGGCGGCATTGACCGCTTGGTTGACCGTGCCGGTGTTGTTTTATTATTTCGCCATGGGGGGGGGCAATGGGGGCGGGGCCGGTTTTGGTAAAAAA is a window encoding:
- the plsY gene encoding glycerol-3-phosphate 1-O-acyltransferase PlsY; translation: MFFSENIFFVIMVLLAYLLGSVPFGYIIGLVFYKKNIQQMGSGNVGATNVWRVIGPMPAIATFFLDTAKGASMVLLCNYLLDFSGMQIVVVGLAVVVGHCYSYLLHFQGGKGVATGFGVLLAISPFVGAVVLLIWLAVFLVARVSSLAALTAWLTVPVLFYYFAMGGGNGGGAGFGKKSFIAMVLLTLVIFIRHKKNIIDLVRGREHSF